The following nucleotide sequence is from Saccharothrix texasensis.
CCGGTGGCGGCGGCGCGGGCGGCGTGGAACGCGTCGGCCCGGGAGCGCGACCGCCTGCTCGACCTGGCCACCCGGATGCGGCGGCTCGGCGAGGCGGGCGAGTCGGCGGCGTTCCTCGAACTGGACGTCGCCTTCCACGCGCTGCTGCTGGAGTCGGGCGGCAACGAGATGTTCGCCGCGCTCCGGGGTGTCGTGGCGGTGGTGCTGCGCGGGCGGACCAGCCTGGGGCTGATGCCCGAGAAGCCCGTGCCCAGCGCGCTGGACCTGCACGAGGAGGTGGCGCGGGCGGTCGCGTCCCGGCACCCGGAGGCCGCCGAGCTGGCCATGCGCGCGTTGGTGGCCGAGGTGCGCGACGCCGTGGTGCCGGTGAACGGCCCCCGCCCGGTTCGCTGACCTCCCCGACGGCGACACCCGGTCCACAGTGGAACTTCCGGCCGGCGGCGCGCTCCGCCGTCGATCCCGGGGAACGCGCGGCCCCCGTTCGTCGTCGAAGGCGCGAACGACGAACGGGGAGGCACCGTGAACCACCCACCGCGACCGCCGAGCGGGCCGGACCCCTACGGCCAGTACGGCGGCTACCAGTACGGCGGGTTCGCGCCGCCGCCCCCCGCGCCGAAGAAGCGGACCGGCGCGGTCGTGGCGGTCGTGGCGGTGGTCGTGCTGGTGCTGGGCGGTGTCGCGTTCACCGGGTTCGTGCGGCCGGGGTTCTTCGTGGGCGGTGGGGACGCCACCACGACCACGACCACGCCGCCGACCACCGCGTCGTCCACGTCGGTGGACACCGGCGGCGCGGAGGAACTGCTGAAGGCGCTGGTGGCCGGACTGGACTCGCAGGACGGCGCCGCGCTCAGGAAGATCGAGTGCCCCAAGGCGAAAGCCGCCGTGGGCAGCGCGATCAAGGACGTGTCCGCGCTCAAGAAGGCCGAGCTGGTCGACCGCGACGAGGTCAACGACGACAAGGTGCGGGCGACCGTCGAGGTCACCACCGACTCGCGGACCTCCGAGGTGGAGGTGACGGTCGTCCGCGAGGACGGAGACTGGTGCTGGCTGGAC
It contains:
- a CDS encoding FadR/GntR family transcriptional regulator; translation: MPVQRQGGVPGGNALHTSVLDTLGLQITSGDLAEGRVLTLDGIQEQFGVSRTVARETMRVLESMGLVTSRRRVGITVQPQSSWQVYDPRLIWWRLAGPHRDAQLRALTELRIAVEPVAAARAAWNASARERDRLLDLATRMRRLGEAGESAAFLELDVAFHALLLESGGNEMFAALRGVVAVVLRGRTSLGLMPEKPVPSALDLHEEVARAVASRHPEAAELAMRALVAEVRDAVVPVNGPRPVR